From the Desulfonatronum thiosulfatophilum genome, one window contains:
- a CDS encoding DUF47 domain-containing protein, with product MRVRIPFLSMIGGRSPMDGLLEHYSQVEASMTIINESLLCYIGGGSSCKDFQILKQELDHLEERADKIKRNTRNHLPRGVFMSVDKTLFLNYTRAQDNILDSAQDALDWLNIHTVQIPGTLRTGGLTIVEGAIRTVELLKPALEGTIRLLHTDFTDRQAVKESYRAVRSQHNDVRKMKSLLFRELFSADMEFKDVFQLLHFFEYMHEMSHNAEGCADILRAMIAR from the coding sequence ATGCGGGTTCGGATACCTTTTTTGAGCATGATCGGCGGACGTTCACCCATGGACGGTCTGTTGGAGCATTACAGTCAAGTGGAAGCCTCCATGACGATCATCAATGAGTCGTTGCTGTGCTATATCGGAGGCGGCAGCTCGTGCAAGGATTTTCAGATCCTGAAGCAGGAACTCGATCATCTGGAGGAGAGGGCGGACAAGATCAAGCGCAACACCCGCAACCACCTGCCCCGCGGCGTGTTCATGTCCGTGGATAAGACCTTGTTTCTGAACTACACCCGGGCTCAGGACAATATCCTGGATTCAGCCCAGGACGCCCTGGACTGGCTGAACATCCATACGGTGCAGATCCCTGGAACCTTGCGCACCGGAGGCCTGACCATCGTCGAGGGCGCCATCCGGACCGTGGAACTGCTCAAGCCGGCCCTGGAAGGAACCATTCGCCTGTTGCACACGGATTTCACGGATCGGCAAGCGGTCAAGGAAAGCTACCGCGCTGTCCGCAGCCAACATAATGACGTACGTAAGATGAAATCCCTGCTGTTCCGGGAACTGTTCAGCGCGGACATGGAATTCAAGGACGTCTTCCAGCTTCTGCACTTTTTCGAATACATGCACGAGATGAGTCACAACGCAGAAGGCTGCGCGGATATCCTGCGGGCGATGATTGCGAGGTGA
- a CDS encoding type III pantothenate kinase codes for MEHLLLMDIGNTNTKIGIVQDGSMLGSYSLPTRSESTADAWGLQILQILGLHRLYPEDLSGWVICSVVPPVGALVRTAGERFCGCPVLFVPEDMPLALENHYARPYEVGADRLVAAFGARRLFASTSLIVVDFGTATTFDCVQDNAYLGGLICPGIYSSAAALASKTAKLPTISFDGVEAEPKIGQNTTESLRQGMVFGFASLVEGLCGRLKPLLKSPVEVVVTGGPAKALIGITSGIDHYCPDLLMQGLLMNYIDHAHMLRKGVQV; via the coding sequence ATGGAACATCTTCTCTTAATGGATATCGGAAATACGAATACCAAAATCGGCATTGTGCAGGACGGATCGATGCTCGGCAGCTACAGCCTGCCGACCCGCTCCGAGTCCACAGCGGACGCATGGGGATTGCAAATCCTGCAGATCCTGGGTCTGCACAGACTGTATCCGGAAGATCTGTCGGGATGGGTGATCTGTTCGGTCGTGCCTCCGGTCGGCGCCCTGGTGCGCACGGCCGGGGAGCGGTTTTGCGGATGTCCCGTGCTGTTCGTACCGGAAGATATGCCCTTGGCCCTGGAAAATCACTATGCCAGACCCTATGAAGTCGGAGCAGACCGTCTGGTGGCCGCATTTGGCGCCAGACGTCTTTTTGCAAGTACTTCGCTGATCGTTGTTGATTTCGGGACGGCAACCACCTTTGACTGTGTCCAGGATAACGCCTATCTTGGCGGTTTGATTTGCCCCGGAATCTATTCTTCCGCCGCGGCCTTGGCTTCAAAAACCGCCAAACTGCCCACCATTTCCTTTGATGGTGTCGAAGCAGAACCAAAGATCGGTCAAAATACCACGGAAAGTCTGCGTCAAGGCATGGTTTTCGGGTTTGCTTCCCTGGTGGAAGGCCTTTGCGGTCGTTTGAAGCCGCTGCTGAAATCCCCCGTGGAAGTGGTGGTCACCGGCGGCCCGGCAAAGGCCCTGATCGGCATCACTTCGGGCATTGACCATTATTGCCCAGACTTGCTGATGCAGGGCCTATTGATGAATTACATCGATCATGCACACATGTTACGAAAAGGAGTACAAGTATGA
- the eno gene encoding phosphopyruvate hydratase: MSSTIVGVWAREILDSRGNPTVEVEVSLEAGATGRSAVPSGASTGSREALEMRDNDARRYAGKGVMTAVEHVREEIADTIVGLDALSQLKVDQVLLDLDGTENKSRLGANAILGVSMATARAAANYLGLPLFQYLGGVNAKILPVPMMNILNGGAHAPNNLDIQEFMILPLGAQSFSEALRMGAETFHALKSILAKDKHITSVGDEGGFAPNLKSHKEAFQYIIRAIEAAGYQPGIEIALGIDAAASEFFKDGKYRLTGENLELSSEELIDYYSQFTAEFPLISIEDGHAEGDWDGWRKMTLAFEDRIQIVGDDIFVTNPDILAEGIQEGIANAILIKLNQIGTVTETLDTIEMAKAASYGTVISHRSGETEDAFIADLAVGLNAGQIKTGSLCRSDRLAKYNQLLRIEEVLEEQGAYFGPSMIAQWLDEEPGED; the protein is encoded by the coding sequence ATGAGCAGCACTATTGTCGGCGTTTGGGCCAGAGAAATTCTTGATTCTCGCGGCAATCCCACTGTTGAGGTGGAAGTCTCCCTCGAGGCAGGAGCCACCGGACGTTCCGCGGTGCCTTCCGGTGCGTCCACCGGCTCCCGTGAAGCCCTGGAGATGCGGGACAATGACGCCCGCCGCTATGCGGGCAAGGGCGTAATGACCGCCGTGGAGCATGTGCGTGAGGAGATTGCGGATACCATCGTGGGCCTGGATGCCTTGAGTCAGCTCAAGGTGGATCAGGTCCTGCTCGATCTGGACGGCACCGAGAACAAATCCCGTCTGGGCGCCAATGCCATTCTGGGGGTTTCCATGGCCACGGCGCGGGCCGCTGCGAACTATCTTGGACTGCCGCTGTTCCAATACCTGGGCGGAGTGAATGCCAAAATTTTGCCGGTGCCGATGATGAACATTCTCAATGGCGGAGCGCACGCCCCGAACAACCTGGACATCCAGGAATTCATGATCCTGCCTCTGGGTGCTCAATCCTTTTCCGAAGCCCTGCGGATGGGCGCGGAAACGTTTCATGCCCTGAAAAGCATTCTGGCCAAGGACAAGCACATCACGTCAGTGGGCGACGAAGGCGGCTTTGCTCCGAACCTGAAGAGCCACAAGGAAGCTTTTCAATACATCATCCGGGCCATTGAAGCCGCCGGCTATCAGCCTGGAATCGAGATCGCCCTGGGCATCGACGCCGCGGCTTCGGAATTTTTCAAGGACGGCAAGTACCGGCTGACCGGCGAAAATCTTGAACTTTCCTCTGAAGAACTCATCGACTACTACAGCCAGTTCACTGCTGAGTTTCCGCTCATCTCCATCGAGGACGGCCATGCCGAAGGCGACTGGGACGGCTGGCGGAAAATGACCCTGGCCTTTGAGGACCGGATCCAGATTGTTGGCGACGACATTTTCGTGACCAACCCGGACATTCTGGCCGAAGGCATTCAGGAGGGCATAGCCAATGCCATTCTGATCAAGCTGAACCAGATCGGCACGGTCACCGAAACCCTGGACACCATAGAAATGGCCAAGGCCGCTTCCTACGGCACGGTCATCTCCCATCGCTCCGGCGAGACCGAGGATGCCTTCATCGCGGATTTGGCCGTGGGCTTGAACGCCGGACAGATCAAGACCGGCTCCTTGTGTCGCAGCGATCGTCTGGCGAAGTACAACCAGCTGCTGCGTATCGAAGAGGTGCTGGAAGAGCAGGGCGCATATTTCGGCCCGAGCATGATCGCCCAGTGGCTGGATGAGGAACCGGGAGAAGATTGA
- the folD gene encoding bifunctional methylenetetrahydrofolate dehydrogenase/methenyltetrahydrofolate cyclohydrolase FolD, translating to MAALVLDGKKTAAKIRLELQREVADLAASRGFFPGLAVILVGEDPASQVYVRNKERACAEVGIVSRSLRLPGDVSQDHLEGLIRDLNADEKIHGILLQLPLPGGLQAQRCLELIAPEKDVDGFHPENMGRLTLGLPGLRPCTPAGVLELLARHDLSVAGKKAVIVGRSNIVGKPLAMMLAQPDSRGNATVTLCHSRTPDLAAEMRRADFLFLAVGRPLFATADMVAPGAVVVDVGINRTDQGLVGDADFASLLETVSAITPVPGGVGPMTIAQLLGNTVQAYRAAVRC from the coding sequence ATGGCCGCATTGGTATTGGACGGCAAGAAGACAGCCGCGAAAATCCGTTTGGAACTGCAGCGGGAAGTGGCCGATCTGGCCGCTTCCCGCGGTTTTTTTCCGGGACTGGCCGTGATTCTCGTCGGAGAGGACCCCGCATCTCAAGTCTATGTCCGCAACAAGGAGCGGGCATGTGCCGAAGTGGGCATCGTCTCCCGAAGTCTGCGTCTGCCCGGAGACGTCTCCCAGGATCACCTGGAAGGCCTGATTCGGGATTTGAACGCGGACGAAAAAATTCACGGCATCCTGCTGCAATTGCCTTTGCCTGGAGGGCTGCAGGCTCAACGCTGCCTGGAATTGATTGCCCCGGAAAAGGACGTGGACGGATTTCACCCCGAAAACATGGGGCGATTGACCCTCGGACTACCCGGCCTGCGGCCCTGCACTCCCGCGGGGGTTCTGGAACTGCTCGCCCGCCATGACTTAAGCGTTGCCGGAAAAAAGGCCGTGATTGTCGGACGCAGCAATATTGTGGGAAAGCCTTTGGCGATGATGTTGGCTCAGCCTGACTCCCGGGGCAATGCCACGGTGACGCTGTGCCATTCCCGCACACCGGATCTGGCCGCGGAAATGCGTCGGGCGGATTTTCTGTTTCTGGCTGTGGGCCGCCCGCTGTTCGCAACGGCGGACATGGTTGCTCCCGGAGCCGTGGTGGTGGATGTCGGCATCAACCGCACGGATCAGGGCTTGGTCGGAGACGCGGATTTTGCTTCGCTGCTGGAGACGGTCTCAGCCATCACCCCTGTGCCCGGTGGCGTCGGTCCGATGACTATTGCCCAGTTGCTGGGCAACACGGTCCAGGCATACCGAGCAGCCGTGCGTTGTTGA
- a CDS encoding glycosyltransferase family 9 protein, producing MNTLVLNLTRFGDLLQTQPVIAGLQDQGRSVGLVCLDNFAGAAQFLKGMDHVFALPGAALLSDLDRGWPHGLERFIRWRHALHLDFPPHSLLNLTPLQSARLLARFLNTDPIGGFGLDEQGFGYYGNSWAAFLQTSTMNRGCSPFNLVDLMLRSADLPVRCRDLDLARPADEVMERIHDILTAKIPDAARSECRGFVALQPGASEPRRQWPWEYFAQLGALLWDNFRMCPVLLGTSGERPLAEGYARHAVAPFIDLVGRTSLPELAAALCHADLLVTNDTGTMHLAAGLHRPIAAIFLATAQPWDTGPYRAGSICLEPKLACHPCAFGTTCSHQEKCRWEITPHHVFQLICDHLLTPQNGGRRPSAASSPGTDATRVRAWLTRRDEHGYLDLKSLSGQEESLRTQWIRIQRHLYRQFLDQCSVIHPPNHAYVLPVAQHDAILASLDQSIALLRILESQVQVLAANPMEKVKQKFLAYWERLQSHWQSDPFFTVLGRLWFTESQDQGHNLTNILHLTRRYLVLTQAWKSMLEKQNNRHEN from the coding sequence ATGAACACTCTGGTCCTGAACCTGACCCGCTTCGGCGACCTGCTGCAAACCCAGCCGGTCATCGCGGGTCTTCAGGACCAAGGGCGGAGCGTCGGGCTGGTCTGTTTGGACAATTTCGCCGGGGCAGCCCAGTTCCTGAAGGGCATGGACCATGTGTTCGCCCTGCCCGGGGCGGCTCTTCTGTCCGATCTGGATCGCGGCTGGCCTCACGGTCTGGAGCGGTTTATCCGCTGGCGCCATGCGTTGCACCTGGATTTCCCCCCCCACTCTCTCCTGAACCTGACGCCGCTGCAAAGTGCCAGACTCCTTGCCCGATTCCTGAACACGGATCCCATCGGCGGATTCGGGTTGGACGAGCAGGGCTTCGGGTATTACGGCAACAGCTGGGCCGCGTTTCTTCAAACCTCCACCATGAATCGAGGTTGCAGTCCCTTCAATCTCGTGGACCTGATGCTGCGCAGCGCGGATCTTCCGGTCCGCTGTCGGGATCTCGACCTGGCCCGGCCGGCCGATGAGGTCATGGAACGCATCCACGACATCTTGACGGCAAAGATCCCCGATGCAGCCAGATCGGAGTGCCGCGGGTTCGTGGCCCTGCAACCCGGCGCCAGCGAACCCCGCAGGCAATGGCCGTGGGAATATTTTGCCCAGCTCGGCGCGCTGCTCTGGGATAATTTCCGGATGTGCCCCGTTTTGCTGGGTACCTCCGGCGAGAGGCCCCTGGCTGAAGGGTATGCCCGTCATGCCGTAGCCCCCTTCATCGACCTTGTCGGTCGCACATCACTGCCCGAACTGGCCGCGGCACTCTGCCATGCCGACCTTCTCGTCACCAACGATACCGGCACAATGCATCTGGCAGCAGGCCTGCATCGCCCCATTGCCGCAATTTTTCTGGCCACGGCCCAGCCCTGGGACACCGGCCCCTACCGAGCAGGAAGCATTTGCCTGGAGCCGAAATTGGCTTGCCATCCCTGCGCGTTTGGAACCACATGTTCACATCAGGAAAAATGCCGCTGGGAAATCACGCCGCACCATGTGTTCCAGCTGATTTGCGACCATCTGCTCACGCCCCAGAATGGGGGACGACGACCTTCCGCTGCCTCCTCTCCCGGAACGGATGCAACCCGTGTCAGGGCTTGGCTGACCCGTCGTGATGAGCACGGGTACCTGGATCTCAAATCCCTCTCGGGGCAGGAAGAAAGTTTGCGCACCCAGTGGATACGCATCCAGCGTCACCTTTATCGTCAATTTCTTGACCAATGTTCCGTCATTCACCCACCCAACCACGCTTATGTGCTGCCGGTTGCACAACATGACGCAATACTGGCCTCCCTGGATCAAAGCATCGCCTTGTTGCGCATCCTGGAAAGTCAGGTCCAGGTCCTGGCCGCCAACCCCATGGAAAAGGTGAAACAAAAATTCCTGGCATACTGGGAACGTCTTCAGTCCCATTGGCAAAGCGATCCATTTTTCACCGTACTTGGCCGCCTGTGGTTCACGGAATCTCAGGACCAGGGACACAACCTCACCAATATCCTCCACCTCACCCGCCGCTACCTCGTCTTGACGCAGGCCTGGAAATCCATGCTCGAAAAACAAAACAACCGGCACGAAAATTGA
- a CDS encoding Fe-S-containing hydro-lyase, with translation MPFRTPRGGGTVSKEYRLRAPLRDEDVVQLKAGDRVLLSGIIYTARDAAHKKIIQALEAGTELPFPLKGAVIYYVGPSPAPEGRPIGSAGPTTSYRMDSYTPRLHSLGVKATIGKGKRSQDVKDALVRHNAVYFGATGGAGALLSQRIEAAKIIAFEDLGPEAVRELVVRDFPLLVVNDAFGGELYATPNLPT, from the coding sequence ATGCCATTCCGCACGCCACGAGGAGGTGGAACTGTGAGCAAGGAATATCGATTACGGGCTCCTCTGCGCGATGAGGACGTGGTTCAGCTCAAGGCCGGAGACCGGGTGCTGCTCTCCGGAATCATCTACACGGCACGGGACGCCGCGCACAAGAAAATCATCCAGGCCCTGGAGGCCGGCACGGAGCTGCCGTTTCCATTGAAAGGCGCGGTCATCTATTACGTCGGCCCCTCGCCGGCCCCTGAAGGCCGGCCCATCGGCTCCGCCGGTCCCACAACCAGCTACCGCATGGACAGCTACACCCCACGGCTGCACAGTCTCGGCGTCAAGGCGACCATCGGTAAGGGCAAACGCAGCCAGGACGTCAAGGACGCTCTGGTTCGCCATAATGCCGTATATTTCGGAGCAACCGGCGGTGCGGGCGCGCTCCTCTCTCAGCGCATCGAAGCAGCCAAGATCATCGCCTTTGAAGACCTTGGCCCGGAAGCCGTCCGGGAGCTGGTCGTCCGTGACTTCCCTCTCCTGGTGGTGAATGACGCCTTTGGCGGCGAGCTCTACGCCACCCCCAATCTTCCGACATAG
- a CDS encoding fumarate hydratase, translating to MRTVNAATIADQVAKMVVQANRILPEDVLGAISRAKEAESSSSGREILAQLEENAALARESGLPLCQDTGMAVFFVELGEDCRVEGAGVRDAVTEGMIRGYQDGLLRKSMCHPLTRKNTGDNSPAVIHIDLVPGDGLKIAFMAKGGGSENMSRVTMLSPAQGWKGVKEFVLTRVAEAGPNPCPPIMLGIGIGGSFELAPKLAKQALLRPLDQAHPDPEIAKMEQELLSEINDLGIGPMGLGGDATCLGVRINMAPCHIASLPLAVNVQCHSARHEEVEL from the coding sequence ATGCGCACGGTGAACGCCGCGACAATTGCGGATCAGGTGGCAAAAATGGTCGTGCAGGCGAATCGCATTCTGCCCGAGGACGTCCTCGGGGCCATCAGTCGGGCCAAGGAGGCGGAAAGCTCTTCCTCCGGCCGAGAGATCCTGGCCCAGCTGGAGGAGAATGCCGCTCTGGCCAGGGAAAGCGGGCTGCCCCTTTGCCAGGATACCGGCATGGCCGTTTTCTTTGTTGAACTGGGCGAAGATTGCCGGGTGGAAGGCGCCGGGGTGCGTGACGCCGTAACCGAAGGCATGATCCGCGGCTATCAGGATGGACTGTTACGCAAATCCATGTGCCATCCCCTGACCCGCAAGAACACCGGCGACAATTCCCCGGCCGTGATCCATATCGACCTGGTGCCGGGGGACGGTTTGAAAATCGCGTTCATGGCCAAGGGCGGCGGCAGCGAAAACATGTCCCGGGTGACAATGCTCTCCCCGGCCCAGGGCTGGAAAGGCGTCAAGGAGTTCGTTCTGACCCGCGTAGCCGAAGCCGGACCCAATCCCTGTCCGCCCATCATGCTCGGTATTGGAATCGGCGGCTCCTTCGAACTTGCCCCCAAACTGGCCAAACAGGCCCTGCTTCGGCCTCTGGATCAAGCCCACCCTGATCCGGAAATCGCCAAAATGGAACAGGAACTGCTGTCCGAGATAAATGACCTCGGCATCGGCCCCATGGGGCTGGGCGGAGACGCCACCTGTCTGGGCGTGCGCATCAACATGGCACCCTGCCACATCGCAAGCCTTCCCTTGGCCGTCAACGTTCAATGCCATTCCGCACGCCACGAGGAGGTGGAACTGTGA
- a CDS encoding fumarate reductase iron-sulfur subunit: MARNLTFSIFRYNPQDPISTPHTDTFVLDETSHMTLFIALNRIREEQDPGLQFDFCCRAGICGACAMVINGRPGLACHTKTKDLPENITLMPLPFFTLVGDLSVDTGTWFRNMAQRVRSWVHTDKKFDPRAQEEPMDNALAEEIYELERCIECGCCVAACGTAVMRPDFLGAAGLNRLARFVIDPRDRRTEQDYFEIVGNDQGIFGCMGLLACEDVCPKHLPLQDQLGMLRWKMGWAGVMNLLPWNRK; the protein is encoded by the coding sequence ATGGCCAGGAATCTGACCTTTTCCATTTTCCGGTACAATCCCCAGGATCCAATTTCCACTCCCCACACGGACACGTTCGTACTGGATGAAACCAGCCACATGACCCTGTTCATCGCCCTGAACAGGATTCGCGAGGAACAGGATCCGGGGTTGCAGTTCGATTTCTGCTGTCGGGCCGGCATCTGCGGCGCATGCGCCATGGTCATCAATGGCCGTCCGGGATTGGCCTGCCACACAAAAACCAAGGACCTTCCGGAAAACATCACCTTGATGCCTCTCCCTTTTTTCACGCTTGTGGGCGACCTGTCCGTGGATACCGGAACATGGTTCCGGAACATGGCACAGCGGGTCAGATCCTGGGTACATACGGACAAGAAGTTCGATCCCAGGGCTCAGGAAGAACCCATGGATAATGCTCTGGCCGAAGAAATTTACGAACTGGAACGCTGCATCGAGTGCGGCTGCTGCGTCGCTGCCTGCGGCACGGCTGTCATGCGTCCGGATTTCCTCGGCGCTGCCGGTCTCAATCGCCTCGCCCGCTTCGTCATCGATCCTCGTGACCGGCGAACGGAGCAGGACTACTTCGAAATCGTCGGCAACGACCAGGGCATCTTCGGCTGCATGGGTTTGTTGGCCTGCGAGGACGTCTGCCCCAAGCACCTGCCGCTGCAGGACCAGTTGGGCATGCTGCGCTGGAAGATGGGCTGGGCCGGAGTGATGAATCTTTTGCCGTGGAATCGGAAATAG
- a CDS encoding fumarate reductase flavoprotein subunit, whose product MQTFQTDLLCIGAGLAGERVAIEAAAAGFDVTCLSLVPARRSHSSAAQGGMQAALGNCAMGEGDSPDVHFEDTVKGSDWGCDQEVARLFVDNAPIAMRQLAAWGVPWNRVVPGKSTYFKGGKLFEKEEKKEKEGLITARAFGGTAKWRTCYTSDGTGHTVLYTMDNRAVQLGVAVHDKIEVLSLIHDNENCLGAVARCLKTGELRIYLARVTLIATGGFGRIYRESTNAVINDGGGLIAALDTGVVPLGNMEAVQFHPTGIVPTDILVTEGCRGDGGTLLDKDGHRFMPDYEPDKAELASRDVVSRWMTHHMRQGKGVESPYGEHLWLDIRHLGCEHLATKLREVDEICKNFLGIDPAQSLIPVRPTQHYSMGGVRTNKDGLAYGLKGLFSAGEAACWDMHGFNRLGGNSLAETVVAGMIIGAKVVEYLQHHQVSYPTGLVRDFAARQQDRIKRLIIGSDGRENTFDVRNAMYDALMQGAGIFRNGKDLQTCVETLQSVHERARKLRLRSNGLGANPELALALRLPGMVRLALCVAQGALQRTESRGSHAREDYPERNDRDWLVRTLATWQPGADLPTLNYEPVSEVWSIPPGERGYGGGKIIAAEPKAEKN is encoded by the coding sequence ATGCAGACGTTTCAAACAGATCTCCTGTGCATCGGCGCCGGTCTTGCCGGAGAACGCGTGGCCATCGAGGCCGCGGCGGCCGGTTTCGACGTAACCTGCCTGAGTCTCGTACCGGCGCGCCGTTCACACTCCTCCGCGGCCCAGGGCGGCATGCAGGCGGCATTGGGCAACTGCGCCATGGGAGAAGGAGATTCCCCGGACGTGCATTTTGAAGACACGGTCAAGGGTTCAGATTGGGGGTGCGATCAGGAAGTCGCCCGTCTCTTCGTGGACAATGCGCCCATTGCCATGCGCCAGCTCGCGGCCTGGGGCGTGCCCTGGAACCGGGTGGTTCCCGGCAAGTCCACCTATTTCAAGGGCGGCAAACTCTTCGAAAAGGAAGAGAAAAAGGAGAAAGAGGGACTGATCACGGCCCGCGCCTTCGGCGGAACAGCCAAATGGCGAACCTGTTACACCTCCGACGGCACCGGGCATACCGTCCTCTACACCATGGACAACCGGGCTGTGCAACTGGGCGTGGCCGTACATGACAAGATCGAGGTTCTCAGCCTGATTCACGACAACGAGAACTGTCTCGGCGCCGTGGCTCGCTGTTTGAAAACCGGAGAATTGCGCATCTATCTGGCCCGAGTCACGCTGATCGCCACCGGGGGATTCGGAAGGATCTACAGGGAGTCCACCAATGCCGTGATCAACGACGGCGGCGGGCTGATCGCCGCCCTGGATACCGGTGTCGTTCCCCTGGGCAACATGGAGGCCGTTCAGTTCCATCCCACGGGAATTGTACCCACGGACATCCTGGTCACCGAAGGCTGCCGCGGCGACGGCGGCACGCTGCTGGACAAGGACGGGCATCGCTTTATGCCCGACTACGAACCGGACAAGGCCGAACTGGCTTCCCGGGATGTCGTATCGCGCTGGATGACCCACCACATGCGCCAGGGCAAAGGAGTCGAAAGCCCCTACGGTGAACACCTCTGGCTGGACATCCGCCACCTGGGTTGCGAGCACTTGGCCACCAAGCTGCGGGAAGTGGATGAAATCTGCAAAAACTTCCTGGGCATCGATCCGGCCCAGAGCCTCATCCCGGTCCGTCCCACACAGCACTACAGCATGGGTGGAGTGCGAACCAACAAGGACGGCCTAGCTTACGGCTTGAAGGGACTCTTCTCCGCCGGGGAAGCCGCCTGCTGGGACATGCACGGCTTCAACCGCCTGGGCGGAAACTCCCTGGCGGAAACCGTGGTCGCCGGAATGATCATCGGAGCCAAAGTGGTGGAATACCTGCAACACCACCAGGTTTCCTACCCCACCGGCTTGGTAAGGGATTTTGCCGCACGGCAGCAGGATCGGATCAAGCGGCTGATCATTGGCAGCGACGGCCGGGAAAACACGTTCGATGTCCGCAACGCCATGTATGACGCCCTGATGCAGGGTGCGGGCATTTTCCGCAATGGCAAGGATCTTCAGACCTGCGTTGAGACCCTTCAGAGCGTCCATGAACGTGCCCGAAAGTTGCGACTGCGCTCCAACGGACTCGGCGCCAACCCGGAACTGGCCCTGGCCCTGCGCCTGCCGGGAATGGTCCGGCTGGCGCTTTGCGTGGCCCAGGGGGCGCTGCAGCGCACGGAAAGCCGCGGCAGCCATGCCCGGGAAGACTATCCAGAACGCAACGACCGCGACTGGCTGGTGCGCACTTTAGCCACATGGCAGCCGGGCGCCGATCTGCCCACCCTGAATTATGAACCCGTCTCCGAGGTCTGGAGCATTCCTCCCGGGGAGCGAGGCTACGGCGGCGGCAAGATCATCGCCGCTGAACCCAAGGCGGAAAAGAACTAG
- a CDS encoding succinate dehydrogenase/fumarate reductase cytochrome b subunit — MSIDTAIHVHGPSRSSAYLDWLQMLTGAGLILFMWAHMILVASVIIGPGVMDAIAHFFEATYMAQVGGPIIGLIFLLHFMLAARKIPFQADQQSIIWKHSRMLAHRDTWLWLVQVVTAMIILIMGAIHMWVVLTDLPITAAKSAARIQGGFWMGFYLILLPLVELHVGIGLYRIAVKWGFIRRDKRSGMQRFELVVTSAFIFIGLMALLRFYFLAI; from the coding sequence ATGTCCATTGATACCGCCATCCATGTTCATGGCCCTTCGCGCTCCTCCGCATATCTCGATTGGCTGCAAATGCTCACCGGTGCGGGGCTGATCCTGTTCATGTGGGCGCATATGATCCTGGTGGCCAGCGTGATCATCGGACCGGGGGTCATGGATGCCATTGCCCATTTCTTTGAAGCCACCTACATGGCTCAGGTCGGCGGTCCAATCATCGGCTTGATCTTCCTCCTCCATTTCATGCTCGCCGCACGCAAGATCCCTTTCCAGGCCGATCAACAGTCCATAATATGGAAGCATTCCCGAATGCTCGCCCACCGGGACACCTGGCTCTGGCTTGTACAGGTAGTCACGGCCATGATCATCCTGATCATGGGAGCCATCCACATGTGGGTGGTGCTCACGGATCTGCCCATTACCGCCGCCAAAAGCGCCGCCCGCATCCAGGGTGGCTTTTGGATGGGTTTCTACCTGATCCTGCTGCCTCTTGTGGAATTGCATGTGGGCATCGGACTGTATCGAATTGCCGTAAAATGGGGCTTTATCAGGCGCGACAAGCGGTCCGGGATGCAGCGTTTTGAACTTGTCGTGACAAGTGCGTTCATCTTCATCGGCCTGATGGCGCTGTTGCGCTTCTATTTCCTGGCCATCTAG